In Finegoldia magna ATCC 53516, a genomic segment contains:
- the rapZ gene encoding RNase adapter RapZ, whose amino-acid sequence MEVVIITGMSGAGKSASSDIFEDLGYYTLDNMPPSLLLSFIDLTTKSKKKINKIACVVDIRGGEFFADLMKSITLLKNQSIDVKILYLDASDEILIRRYKEHRRPHPLAINGNISQGIFNERELLTEVRNSADSIINTSNLTLGELRRKILSAFSLKDVDTKLAISVVSFGFKHGILLDADLVFDVRFLPNPYYIEELKKSSGLNTDIKEYVFGFEEANEFLDKLVDMMEFLIPKYSKEGKTNLVIGIGCTGGKHRSVAIAQALTARLEGNGEKVYVSHRDQKFW is encoded by the coding sequence ATGGAAGTTGTCATTATTACAGGAATGAGTGGGGCTGGCAAAAGTGCCAGTAGCGATATTTTTGAAGATTTGGGATATTATACATTGGATAATATGCCGCCATCTCTTTTATTGAGTTTTATCGATTTGACTACAAAAAGCAAGAAAAAAATCAACAAAATTGCATGTGTGGTAGATATTAGAGGTGGAGAATTCTTCGCTGATTTGATGAAATCCATAACACTTTTGAAAAATCAAAGTATTGATGTCAAAATTTTGTATTTGGATGCATCAGATGAAATTCTAATCAGAAGATACAAAGAACATAGAAGACCACATCCTTTGGCTATCAACGGAAATATTTCTCAGGGGATTTTTAACGAAAGAGAACTTCTAACTGAAGTCAGAAATTCAGCAGATTCAATTATCAACACTTCTAATTTGACATTGGGAGAATTGAGAAGAAAAATCTTATCTGCATTTTCACTCAAAGATGTAGACACAAAACTAGCGATATCTGTGGTATCATTTGGATTTAAGCACGGAATATTGCTAGATGCAGATTTGGTATTTGATGTTAGATTTCTTCCAAACCCTTATTATATCGAAGAATTAAAAAAATCTTCAGGGCTAAATACAGATATCAAAGAATATGTATTTGGATTTGAAGAAGCAAATGAATTCTTGGACAAATTAGTGGATATGATGGAATTTTTGATTCCAAAATATTCAAAAGAAGGAAAGACAAACTTGGTTATAGGAATAGGATGCACCGGCGGAAAGCACAGGTCCGTTGCAATAGCACAAGCTTTGACAGCAAGGCTTGAAGGAAATGGAGAAAAAGTTTATGTATCCCACAGAGACCAAAAATTTTGGTAA
- a CDS encoding PHP domain-containing protein — translation MENKIKLTREYHVHSVYSRNNHGKSTIEEIVQEARSKKLKTISITDHGPGHIMYGIKRKLIPVQREEIDRLKEKYDDIEILMGVEANVIGYNGEIDIREEEKKYFDFINLGFHDGVRFVDKKSFYNYHVLKRMSWMGQSVREKMIDLNTNTMVKALENNDIFIITHPGDKIDVDIDRIAQTCEKTNTVMEINNHHPHLSVKEIKISSHYNVKFSLGSDAHHRKNIANVNNSIKRVIESGLDISRIINID, via the coding sequence GTGGAAAATAAGATAAAATTAACCAGAGAATATCACGTGCATTCGGTTTACAGTCGCAATAATCACGGCAAAAGTACAATCGAAGAAATTGTACAAGAAGCCAGATCAAAAAAGTTGAAGACTATAAGCATAACTGATCATGGTCCAGGACACATAATGTATGGGATAAAAAGAAAATTAATTCCTGTGCAACGTGAAGAGATCGACAGATTAAAAGAAAAATACGACGATATCGAAATTTTGATGGGAGTTGAAGCCAACGTAATTGGCTACAATGGAGAGATAGATATTAGAGAAGAAGAAAAAAAGTATTTTGATTTTATCAATCTTGGATTTCACGATGGAGTTAGATTTGTAGACAAAAAATCTTTTTATAATTATCATGTTTTAAAAAGAATGAGCTGGATGGGACAATCGGTCAGAGAAAAAATGATTGATTTGAACACAAATACAATGGTAAAAGCGTTGGAGAACAACGATATTTTTATAATAACGCATCCAGGAGATAAAATAGATGTGGATATAGACAGAATCGCACAAACATGCGAAAAAACAAACACGGTTATGGAGATTAACAATCATCATCCACATTTATCTGTAAAAGAAATCAAAATTTCTTCACATTATAATGTTAAATTTAGTTTAGGGAGTGATGCTCATCACAGAAAAAATATTGCAAATGTGAATAACAGCATCAAAAGAGTAATTGAATCAGGGTTGGATATTAGTAGAATTATAAACATCGATTAG
- the murB gene encoding UDP-N-acetylmuramate dehydrogenase, whose product MNIYKKVFDGKDIGEILYDEPMKNHTTFKIGGSCDVMIFPQTEEQIINAIQLIKQNGFAYRIIGNGSNLLVSDEGLREVVIKLHDNFNDMKIDGDILTAKSGALLSAVSKLAINNSYAGFEAVSGIPGDIGGAITMNAGAYGTEMNDIVHRVKVIDSDLNVKYYSCDEMDFSYRHSRVQDEKLIVLEVEFLLKKGDQQEILNNFHDYTERRTSKQPLELPSCGSVFKRPEGHFAGQLIDEAGLRGYRYNDAMVSEKHCGFIVNVGDAKCSDVVAVIEHVQEVVFEKFNVKLEPEVRIIGGK is encoded by the coding sequence ATGAACATTTATAAAAAAGTTTTTGATGGAAAAGACATCGGAGAAATTTTATACGATGAACCAATGAAAAATCATACTACCTTCAAAATTGGAGGTAGTTGTGATGTTATGATATTTCCTCAAACTGAAGAACAAATAATAAATGCCATTCAATTAATAAAACAAAATGGATTTGCCTACAGAATTATAGGCAATGGATCGAATCTGTTAGTTAGCGATGAAGGGTTGAGAGAAGTCGTAATTAAATTACACGATAATTTCAACGACATGAAAATTGATGGTGATATTTTAACTGCAAAATCAGGGGCGTTATTGAGCGCTGTTAGCAAATTAGCTATTAACAACTCATACGCTGGTTTTGAAGCTGTTAGCGGCATACCTGGAGACATTGGAGGGGCTATTACAATGAATGCAGGTGCTTATGGAACAGAAATGAATGATATTGTTCACAGAGTTAAAGTTATTGATTCAGATTTGAATGTAAAATATTATAGCTGTGATGAGATGGATTTTTCATACAGACATTCAAGAGTTCAAGATGAAAAATTGATAGTTTTAGAAGTTGAATTTTTGCTAAAAAAAGGTGACCAACAAGAAATCCTCAATAATTTTCACGATTACACAGAAAGAAGAACATCAAAGCAACCATTGGAACTTCCTTCTTGTGGCTCAGTTTTCAAAAGACCAGAAGGTCACTTTGCAGGACAATTAATTGATGAAGCAGGTCTTAGAGGCTACAGATACAATGATGCGATGGTTAGTGAAAAACATTGCGGCTTTATAGTTAATGTTGGAGATGCAAAATGCTCTGATGTTGTAGCGGTTATAGAACATGTGCAAGAAGTCGTGTTTGAAAAGTTCAATGTGAAGTTAGAACCAGAAGTGAGAATTATCGGTGGAAAATAA